The following proteins are co-located in the Oenanthe melanoleuca isolate GR-GAL-2019-014 chromosome 4, OMel1.0, whole genome shotgun sequence genome:
- the NAF1 gene encoding H/ACA ribonucleoprotein complex non-core subunit NAF1 — protein MEAQQEVPWEVVEKLANLAVGPGEQRAADQEKVPGPLEGGGEAQAPLPLAPGVAAPASPSATDVTSPGVAVPPEPAVAVPSEPLVAVPPEPAVAVPLEPGATVPLEPAVAVPLEPGATVTPEPGAIVPPPEPAFALLPEPLVAMHLEPAVAVPPEPGAIVHLDPAVAVAPEPGTAVPPKAAVAVPSEPALALPPESLVAMHLDPGVAVPPEPVVAMHLDPGVAVSPEPLVDVHLEPAVAVPPEPGATVPPEPGAIVPPEPAVAVPPEPGAIVPPEPAVAVPPEPGAIVPPEPTVAVSPKPGATVHLEPAVAVAPEPGTAVPPEPAVALPPESLVAMHLEPGVAVPPEPGAIVPPEPLVAMHLDPGVAVSPEPLVDMHPEPAVAVPPEPGATVTPEPGAIVPPEPTVAVSPKPGATVHPEPAVAVPPETLVDMHLDPAVAVPPEPAFALSPEPAFALSPEPLVDMPLEPAVAVPPEPGAVVPPEPGATVHLEPAIAVPPEPGTTVPAAPAVAVPPEPGTAEPAVAVPAAAVPSSDSDSDSDSDSSSTTFSSSSSAVSDEDDHPNEKDNRSYCIRTKDELPIEELPPVEDLSIILPDNVELKVFGTVSSIIEQLVIIESLKGLPPVNEESIIFKEDRQAAGKIFEIFGPVSHPFYVIRFNNSQHIKEKGINVQDSMYFAPSVEDFTQYIFAEKLKQEKGSDASWKNDQEPPPEVLDFSDDEKEREAKEKKKKHQSRGRKKARSETFPSSENNEHLQSVQRPASSYSRGYYGRGFSFTRDLFPPPSGPRGFFRPNVRPPQLYFSDRRIYQESPVFPPPPRRENPMTQQYAFPPPDFGYVSDAHHFYPLPPNVNMMWGGPNTYNSCYSFLPPPPPPPPPPPPPPLDSHPHFRHY, from the exons ATGGAGGCGCAGCAGGAGGTGCCGTGGGAGGTGGTGGAGAAGCTGGCGAACCTGGCCGTGGGGCCCGGCGAGCAGCGGGCGGCCGACCAGGAGAAGGTGCCGGGCCCTTTGGAGGGCGGTGGGGAAGCCCAGGCCCCTCTGCCCCTAGCGCCCGGTGTCGCTGCACCCGCTTCGCCCAGCGCGACCGATGTCACTTCTCCCGGTGTCGCTGTGCCCCCTGAGCCCGCGGTGGCCGTGCCCTCCGAGCCCCTGGTCGCCGTGCCCCCCGAGCCCGCGGTCGCTGTGCCCCTTGAGCCCGGTGCCACCGTGCCCCTTGAGCCCGCGGTCGCCGTGCCCCTTGAGCCCGGTGCCACCGTGACCCCCGAGCCCGGTGCCATCGTGCCCCCTCCTGAGCCCGCGTTCGCCTTGCTCCCCGAGCCCCTGGTCGCCATGCACCTTGAGCCCGCGGTCGCTGTGCCCCCTGAGCCCGGTGCCATCGTGCACCTTGACCCCGCGGTCGCCGTGGCTCCTGAGCCTGGTACCGCCGTGCCCCCCAAGGCCGCGGTGGCCGTGCCCTCCGAGCCCGCACTCGCCTTGCCCCCCGAGTCCCTGGTTGCCATGCACCTTGACCCCGGTGTCGCCGTGCCCCCCGAGCCCGTGGTCGCCATGCACCTTGACCCCGGTGTCGCCGTGTCCCCCGAGCCCCTGGTCGACGTGCACCTTGAGCCCGCGGTCGCCGTGCCCCCCGAGCCCGGTGCCACCGTGCCCCCTGAGCCCGGTGCCATCGTGCCCCCTGAGCCCGCGGTCGCTGTGCCCCCTGAGCCCGGTGCCATCGTGCCCCCCGAGCCCGCGGTCGCTGTGCCCCCTGAGCCCGGTGCCATCGTGCCCCCCGAGCCCACGGTCGCTGTGTCCCCTAAGCCCGGTGCCACCGTGCACCTTGAGCCCGCGGTCGCCGTGGCTCCTGAGCCTGGTACCGCCGTGCCCCCTGAGCCCGCGGTGGCCCTGCCCCCCGAGTCCCTGGTTGCCATGCACCTTGAGCCCGGTGTCGCCGTGCCCCCTGAGCCCGGTGCCATCGTGCCCCCCGAGCCCCTGGTCGCCATGCACCTTGACCCCGGTGTCGCCGTGTCCCCCGAGCCCCTGGTCGACATGCACCCTGAGCCCGCGGTCGCCGTGCCCCCCGAGCCCGGTGCCACCGTGACCCCCGAGCCCGGTGCCATCGTGCCTCCCGAGCCCACGGTCGCTGTGTCCCCTAAGCCCGGTGCCACCGTGCACCCTGAGCCCGCGGTCGCTGTGCCCCCTGAGACCCTGGTCGACATGCACCTTGACCCCGCGGTCGCCGTGCCCCCCGAGCCTGCGTTCGCCTTGTCCCCCGAGCCCGCGTTCGCCTTGTCCCCCGAGCCCCTGGTCGACATGCCCCTTGAGCCCGCGGTCGCTGTGCCCCCTGAGCCCGGTGCCGTCGTGCCCCCCGAGCCCGGTGCCACCGTGCACCTTGAGCCCGCGATCGCCGTGCCACCCGAGCCCGGTACCACCGTGCCCGCTGCGCCCGCCGTTGCTGTGCCCCCTGAGCCCGGTACCGCCGAGCCCGCCGTTGCTGTGCCCGCTGCCGCCGTGCCCTCGTCGGACTCGGACAG TGATTCAGATTCAGATAGTTCATCAACTACATTCTCCTCTTCGTCTTCAGCAGTATCTGATGAAGATGATCATCCAAATGAAAAGGATAACAGATCTTACTGTATTAGGACAAAGGATGAGTTGCCTATTGAG GAACTGCCTCCTGTTGAAGACTTATCGATAATTCTTCCAGATAATGTTGAACTGAAGGTGTTTGGAACAGTTTCCAGCATCATTGAGCAGCTAG tAATAATTGAATCACTGAAAGGCCTACCTCCAGTAAATGAGGaaagcataatttttaaagaagataggcaagcagcaggaaag atATTTGAGATATTTGGTCCTGTTTCACATCCTTTTTATGTGATAAGATTTAACAACTCTCAGCATATCAAAGAGAAAGGTATTAATGTGCAAGATAGCATGTATTTTGCTCCATCAGTGGAGGACTTCACCCAGTATATATTTGCAGAGAAACTAAAACA ggaAAAGGGTTCAGATGCATCTTGGAAGAATGACCAAGAACCACCACCTGAA gtTTTGGATTTTAGTgatgatgaaaaagaaagagaggcaaaagagaagaaaaagaagcatcaAAGTCGGGGAAGAAAGAAAGCCAGATCAGAAACATTTCCATCAA GTGAGAATAATGAACATCTTCAGTCAGTGCAACGGCCTGCTTCAAGTTACTCAAGGGGATACTATGGCAGAGGGTTCTCCTTCACCAGGGATCTATTTCCTCCTCCATCAGGCCCTCGAGGGTTTTTCAGACCAAATGTAAGACCACCACAACTATACTTTTCAGACAGGAGGATATACCAGGAATCACCAGTGTTTCCACCACCTCCTAGAAGAGAAAATCCAATGACCCAACAGTATGCCTTTCCTCCTCCGGATTTTGGTTATGTCAGTGATGCACATCACTTCTACCCTCTGCCTCCAAACGTGAATATGATGTGGGGAGGCCCAAACACGTACAATTCGTGCTACTCATTTCTGCCACcgccaccaccaccaccaccaccgccaccacctcctcctctAGACAGCCATCCTCACTTCAGGCATTACTGA